A stretch of Sulfurimonas autotrophica DSM 16294 DNA encodes these proteins:
- the pseH gene encoding UDP-4-amino-4,6-dideoxy-N-acetyl-beta-L-altrosamine N-acetyltransferase: protein MKINGATLINFIELNEDTQLKILTWRNHPTIKKWMYTDDNILLDNHLNFISSLKSTKDKQYFVVDKDEQQIGVIYFTNIDTNKKECEFGLYANPFEKIAGVGSILEKLCIEYAFDILKLKKLKLEVFSNNKKALNLYKKFNFKEIGKKIVNNKDVICMELKNENR from the coding sequence CTTTAATAAATTTTATTGAATTAAATGAAGATACTCAACTCAAAATCTTAACATGGAGAAATCATCCTACTATAAAAAAATGGATGTACACAGATGATAATATATTACTTGATAATCATTTAAATTTTATAAGCAGTTTAAAAAGTACTAAAGATAAACAATATTTTGTAGTAGATAAGGACGAACAACAAATAGGTGTAATTTATTTTACAAATATAGATACAAATAAAAAAGAGTGTGAATTTGGACTGTATGCAAATCCTTTTGAAAAAATAGCAGGAGTGGGGAGCATACTTGAAAAACTTTGCATAGAGTATGCTTTTGATATTCTAAAACTTAAAAAGCTTAAACTTGAAGTTTTTAGTAACAATAAAAAAGCATTAAATTTATATAAAAAGTTTAATTTTAAAGAAATTGGCAAGAAAATAGTCAATAACAAAGATGTAATTTGCATGGAGTTAAAAAATGAAAATAGGTAA